From the Neobacillus sp. PS3-34 genome, the window TTAGTGATGATTTCCTCTATCCTGGATAATTCAATAATATCGGTTCCTATCCCCTTAATCATTTATACCCCTCCTTCTATCTATTTTTTAGCTGCATACATATAAGTGTACAAGTTCAAAATTCCGGCTATGCTGTATTAGAGAATGCTCAAGGAGGTATGAGATGTTTATACGAACGGAAAGCTTACGGGAATTCATCCGCTATTATCCAGCAGTTTCAACCATTGTTACCATCCATCTTTTATTATACCTATTAACCGTACTTCCCATTTTCCCAAACAACTGGTTTATTGAGACCTTCTCAGGAGTGAACTTATATATTACCGAGGGGGAATACTGGCGCCTTTTGACCCCTACTTTCATGCACAGCGGATTTACGCATATGCTCTTCAATAGCTTCTCTATCGTTTTATTCGGTCCAACAATAGAAAAATGGCTGGGAAGCTTTAAATTTTTTTCCCTCTATTTAGTGTGCGGAATCGCAGCAAATCTAGGCACTTTATTCCTTGAACCGCTTTCCTATACGCATGTTGGTTCAAGTGGCGCTATCTTCGGGCTTTTCGGCTTTTATATTGCCATTATTATGTATCGAAAAAACTGGATCTCCAGGGATAACTCCCGTATCATCCTTATCCTTCTCGCGATAAGCATTTTGATGACATTCTTGCAGCCAAATATCAACGTAACCTCCCATTTTGTCGGACTTCTATCCGGATACATAATCGGAGCTCTGTCCTACTTTAATCGCAAGGATTTTAATCTGTCTATATCGGAAGCAGCAAAATGGGCTTCATCAAGAAAATCATCTTTTTCAAGACAATCCCCCGTTAAAATCATTGTTTGGGGCGTCATCCTGCTTTTTGCTGTCCTCGGATTTATGATACAAAGATAAATTGGCCTGATTCCGCATTAGCGGGCAGGCCGTTTTTTGTACCGCCGTTTTCGTATACTTTGTCGCTATACAAGGAGTAGTTGATTTCCACTCCAGGATGCTCGCTTTCCGCGGGGCGGGCGGTGAGCCTCCTCGGCGCACAGCGCCTGTGGGGTCTCACCTGTCCCGCTGCTCCCGCAGGACGGTGAATCAGCTTCCTAGAATTAACACCGCACGAAGGAAATGCGAGAGCATTTTCGAGGAGCTCGCACCTTCTGTTCCAATCAACATTTTTTCAACGATGTGCTTTTATAAACCTATTCGCAAAACAACATTCTTTTAGAAAACAGCCTTTAGTAATAACCAGAATACCATGAATAAATACGCTAGATATCCTTTTCACCGAGGTTAGTCACTTTTCCGATTCTCCCGTTTTCCTTTACCTTCCATTCCATTAGTATACATGGACAGAGGAAACATTCACCAGCTATATGAGCTGAAAAGAGGAGGAAT encodes:
- a CDS encoding rhomboid family intramembrane serine protease, encoding MFIRTESLREFIRYYPAVSTIVTIHLLLYLLTVLPIFPNNWFIETFSGVNLYITEGEYWRLLTPTFMHSGFTHMLFNSFSIVLFGPTIEKWLGSFKFFSLYLVCGIAANLGTLFLEPLSYTHVGSSGAIFGLFGFYIAIIMYRKNWISRDNSRIILILLAISILMTFLQPNINVTSHFVGLLSGYIIGALSYFNRKDFNLSISEAAKWASSRKSSFSRQSPVKIIVWGVILLFAVLGFMIQR